A DNA window from Hevea brasiliensis isolate MT/VB/25A 57/8 chromosome 2, ASM3005281v1, whole genome shotgun sequence contains the following coding sequences:
- the LOC110638105 gene encoding DNA-binding protein LIV4, giving the protein MGKKRPQKTKELSVAIAEASSAGDETHHQQPPQTPRKRGRPRKIIEKTESEEKKEEIAATGGAKPPEEVIGNHSKKAKIIQGEEKQQEIEAEGPSASTRGKKKEEGQSEQRGPPPRRSSRRKSKPMKSSFSGEED; this is encoded by the exons ATGGGTAAGAAGAGGCCTCAAAAGACAAAGGAACTCTCTGTAGCAATAGCAGAAGCTTCATCCGCAGGAGATGAAACCCACCACCAGCAGCCTCCTCAGACTCCGAGAAAGAGAGGAAGACCACGAAAAATCATTGAAAAGACAGAAAGCgaagagaaaaaggaagaaaTAGCAGCAACAGGAGGAGCAAAACCACCGGAAGAAGTTATTGGGAATCATTCAAAGAAAGCTAAAATCATCCAAGGAGAAGAAAAACAGCAAGAGATAGAAGCTGAGGGGCCATCAGCTTCAACTAgagggaaaaagaaagaagagggACAATCAGAACAGAGGGGACCACCACCAAGGAGAAGCAGCAGGAGGAAAAGCAAACCCATGAAGAGCAGTTTTTCAG GAGAAGAGGACTGA